Genomic window (Helianthus annuus cultivar XRQ/B chromosome 3, HanXRQr2.0-SUNRISE, whole genome shotgun sequence):
gatccaaaaggtttgacaTTATGCTattttcatccgactcgttaaccccatccatttttTACGTTAAGTCAGGTGCATTTTCGTCATTTTAGCTATTTGTTTTGTTAATTTATATCAAAATCGCAAGATTACATGACATAAATACCCCTGACTTGTCGTTAAAAAATGGATGGAAttaacgagtcggatgaaaatggcaagatttcaaaccatTTGGATCCAGATGTGAAAAGACAAACCTTTGGAAGAAAGTTgtaaaagtggccaaacctcagggacgaaaatggcattttactctattaaTTCAAATGAAGTTTAAACTTACCATCAAACGCCTGGACTCCAAAGGGCCAAGGCAAGACACGTTGTTGCATATATGAAATACATAACTCAAAATCTCCGGGACCGTATGCCAGGTAGGACGCCGTGTAGGTCCCATCATTGTTATCGTTAAAAAGGCAAGGAAAGAAATGTGAACCATTCGTTGAAGCCATCTCCAGCTTCAACAGATGTTTTACATGCAACACTGGATTATAAAAAGAATCCATCAGTTGCACCACCACATAATTTAGAATCCCGGCTGACACCTTTTTATCGTACTGTACAACTCTTGATACAGACATATTCACATCGGCTGCGCCAAATTAAAAACATGTATtacattataatttttttaaatttaaacaaTTAATAATCACATGCATATGTATATGCTGAGATATATTAGAATACCTGGATGTACTGTCTTTTTAAATGGATGGCCACCATTTAGTGGAATATTACCACAAAATACACGAATTTCATATGCACCGGATTTTACAGGCATATAAGTGACATCAAAGTCACTGCTCTCTGTTTTCGAGTTCTCAACAGACTAAATGTAATAAACAAAAGAATTCTGATTAATTTAATGTCCAAAACATAAAGCGAAAGTAGACTTAACATATTCATGtgaaaacgggtcaaaccaggtTGTGCATGATCAATCAGCTATGACAATGGGTCGAGAACTGTTGAAAACTAACTGaaaatgaaacgggtcaaaagaatgcTTACAAAGTCCAAAATCATTtttcttttgaatttttttcCAACTATTATACTATAATAGTTTTTGTAATCATATAATTGATACATTAGTTATTAAAGAAATACAGAAAAAATGAACAAACGTCGGGTGGTTTGGTCGGACCCGCTTGAGTTGCACATAACAATCACTCATTTCCACAGAAACTATATAATTCAGTTACCCAACCCGCCTGTTGTGCAACCTCTATTACGAACATAGTTGTCAATAGGGgtcgctatagcgaatagcgtagcgTATAGGTCGAAGGTCGCTACCGGGTATGTAGCCTATATAAATAACGGGATTTcagtttttttaatataaatagcgattaaatatagctataaaatagctggattttaggtttttttacatatacatgtaaaatagcgtatatacaagggtatttttatataatatacatatacaaaaattttaacatttttttctagggtatcgctatttataaaatagcgccTGTTATTTATCGCTATTCATTATATAGTATACAcgtaccttatcgctatttgtcgctattcgccattaacaactatgattACGAAGCAACATAAGAAGTACTTATTACATTGTCATGTGAGAAATTAGATGGAACATAAGTCATTCCCGTTGGACCAAATGCACCATAACTGAGCATTCCAGTTGGCTGAGTACCTGTTCAATCAGTATAGTTTAAATTTCATAAAGAATATAAGACTTTAAAGAAAATATGACACACTTTTTATACCATGACGATCACCCCTTGGACGTATTTGCGGATTTACACGAAGAGAGAGTGAAGGCAGTGTAATTTGTACTTGAAGCCTTTCTAACTCAATTAATGAAGGATACTGGTAAGCATCTTTTAACGATACCGTAAATCTTGAATCTTTCCCTGCAATAGAATCATGTATACCAGGTCCATACACCCGACTATGTGGATCATCACAGTACCCTATTCAATATTGAGCAACGGCAAAAATCAAACCATCAAACTTTTATCGAAAAATTAAGCAACATAATGACAAATTTATAAAAAagtaaattactattttggcCCACGAGGTTTAGTCAGTTTAACCCTTTTAGTCCAAAAAGGAATCTTTTGAGGTTGCATTTTGTAATggttttggcccctaacactaactcAGTTACTGTCTTTTGTTAAgtgtaagggtattttagtactTTTACACCTCAGGGATTGTTTAGGTAAattataaagtttttttttaatatttaagggGCTATTTGTGTAATTACTCAAATTAACTAAAGCCAAACCACAATCTCATTCTTTATTCCCTGTTAAatgagttttatttatttatatatattatcaaaaatgtttttattttttaaacttttttattgttattttgtttttattatttcgttattttttacgattattatttaataaaacttattttgaatatataaATGAACATGTCTTTTTtaaaagcttttttttttttttttgtaaatgtcTATTTATGATTGTTCGTTTTTCAAACTTATTTTAAAACCGTTCATCTTTTTTTAATATATCGTTTGTTTAAAACCGTTCGTTTGTTTAAAATTCGTTAATTTATAAACCTTTTGTTTATTAAAGgcaatcattttttttttaaatcgatcATTTTTAGCTTCTTTCTTAAACCTTTCGTTTTTATAAACGTCTTTCTTAAAACCGGACCGTTAACACCCTTAATAATTCTAATGGCTATTCGAAGGCGGGTACATATACGACGACCAGTATGAATGTGAGTTCCATGACCCATTCGAAGACAAGCACATTTCAGATAGGTATTCCCATTCGAAGTAATCAAcaagttatttatttttttttatcaccGATTATTTTATGTAACTTTAGAAAAATGAacattttgaaaaaaagttttaaaaaatgtttttaaagaGAACGGTTTAAAACgaatgattttaaaaaaaaaccaatgGTTAGAAAAACGAATGGTTTAACAAAACaaacgatttaaaaaaaaaaaaacgaatggTTCAACAAAACGACCGATTTTAAAAAAACGAATGGTTTTAAGACAAACCCTTTTAGAAAAGATGAATGGTTTTAAGAAAAGTTTAAAAAACAAACGATATGCTTATAAAAAAACAAACGGTATAAGAAGATacgtatttatttgtatatttataatgtcctttattaaataataatagtaaaGATAACGAAATAATATAAATACTCGAGTCATTACCAAAGTACCCGCTtgaatttaaaaaagaaaaaagtttGTAATTTACAACACCAATCCCTGAGGTTTAAAAGGACCATAATAATCTTACACTTATCAGAAAAAAAGTAACAAGGTTAGTTTTAGGGGGCAAAACCGTTACAAAATGCAACCTCATGGATCTCATGTGTAAAAAGATTCTATTTTGGACGAAAAGGGTTAAACTAACTAAACGTCAAGGGCCAAAATAGTAATCTACtttttataaaagttaaaaaCTTACCTGTGTAGATACTAAAATCATATGGCATATCCATAATCATCTCCTTAAACGCTGAGATGATGAGAATGAAGTTCCCCGGTTTAACTACCATGAAAGAAAAGGATTGAATGCCCGGCGATACTTCCTTGTATTGCAAGTCAGTGAGGGGTAAAGACAACCTTTCCTGCATAACTTCAAAATCAAATTCATGCAGCCCCGGAACAAGGTTCCCGAATTTATCTCTCTGGCTCACAAAAGTTTCCATCCTTGAAAACAGTTGAAAAGAGTTTGTTTCAGTGCTCCAATGCGCCAAACAGTTGGCAACATCAAGTGCCTCTGTCCATCAAATATTTGTAATCAATAACGAGAAAATACAATCAACTGATCATATATATAACATATGTTATGTAACCTACCAGGGTGGACAGTTAAAGGTAATGGAGAACCAATTAGAGAATCGTTTTTGTGTTTTATGTGAAATGAGAGATGTCCAGCTGTGACTACAACAAATTCGATGCACACATAACCAAATTCATTCCATCCTTTGTTGCTTATATCCAGCAAATTTATGTTCGATCCATTTAAAGTTGTTGCATGGACGTCAAAATTGTGAATATTCTGTCTCTCGCTTGCACTTGTAACATTATTCCCAAATGCATCTTTCGGTAGTAGTAAAACTGTAGCTTTTGACCCAGCTACAAAATCATTGACTTCACCCATCCATGAGACAACGCCACCAGGCTCATAAATTGGACCTTCAATTTGGGAAAAAAAAACAACGATATTATTGAGCATTATTAGTCAATCAAATTCAAACGTAAAATATGAGCAAAATAAGGAGGCTTCAGTTGTGACGAAAACCTGGGTTGACACGGTAACTTATACTATAACAGTGTACATTGAAACGATCATCGCTAATAAACACATTGAACACCCCTACCATAATTGGCATAAAGAAAATCCTCCAGTTATTCCTGTCAAACCAAAGCCCAGTAACAAGACTACTGTTCCCCATCACTTCATTCACTGAAAAACTTGGATTGAAAGCTTGTTTGTCTTTTTCGGACTTGAAACCTACCTCTACAGAAACCACAATACTTGCAGTTTCACCTGCCCTATATTCCGTTTTCCAGTTATCCAAATGAAAAGAAATTACAGGTTGTTGCCATTGAATACCATCTGCAACAAAATTTCCAGTAAATAAGacaattatgtgttaatactGATGAAATTGAACATATTTATTTTATccatttgttattattttttgGTCCTCTTTCTGAACTCACAAAGAAGAAATGATATCAAAGGTATAATAATAATATCAACAACAATTTCTGATCTGTTTTCATTTCGCTTCTCTAGATCATTTTTTCATCTTATTTCATATCCTTAATTCtgtatgtgtttgtgtgtgtgtgcaaTGAAATAGCACAAATTCAGACCGAAAATTGACTCAAACTTCAAACAGATCTATACAATTGTAAATTTTCTGAACTCACAAAGAATATATGATATCAAAGGTATAACGACATCAACAACATTTTCTGATCTGTTTTCCTTTCGCTTCTCTAAATCATTGTTTCATCTTATTTTATATCTATAACTTTGTGTGTGTTTGTATGCGCACACTGAAATAGCACAAATTAAAACCTAGAACTGACTTAAACTTCGAAGAGATCTGTACAGTTGTAAATTTGCTGAGCTCACAAAgtagatcatcatcatcatcatcatactcagtaaatcccaccaatagcaaagttaaggtagggtctgaggagggtaagatgtagacagtcttacctctacccgtaggaatagagaggctgcttccagtgagacccccggctcgataaaCTCACAAAAGTAGATATGAAATCAAAAGTTGTATGACATCATCAACACATTCCGATCTGTTTTTCCTTTCGCTTCTCTGAATCAGTGTTTCATCTTATTTCATATCTATAATTTTGTATGCATTCACTGAAATATCACAGAGTAAAACCTAGAATTGACAAAAACTTCATATGGATCTGTACAGCTGTAAATTAGCTGAACTCACAAAGAAGATATGATATCAATAATGACATCAGCAACAATTTCTGATCTATTTTCCTTTCGCTTCTCTGAATCAGTGTTTCATCTTACTTCAGTGTTTCATCTTATTATATATCTATGATTCTGTATGTGTTTGTGTGTGCGCACTTAAATAGCACAAATTCAAACCTAGATTTCACTCAAACTTCAAATAAATCTCTGCAGTTGAaaatttgattattattattatcgatTTTAAGCACAAAACAGTGATTTTAAACTGCAAAATTAAAACCTAGAAATGACTGAAACTTCAATTAGATCTGCGCGGTTGtaaatttgattattattatCGATTTAAAATACGAACGAATGATGATTGTTGTGAAATTTGAAATTGAAGCATGTGTACCTGATGTTGAAAGATTAGAAAGCATGAAGAAGACGAGGAGAGTGAAAGCGTTGCAGAAGAGCACGTGAGCAGACATTGTTGATGAAGCTTTGGACAGGTTtgagaggaagaagatgaagaagaagaagaagaagttgcATAGTGAAAGAGCAGTTACAAGCTGAAATGGAGGGAAATCAGTTGTGGCCGAACGTGTAGGGTTTGGggtttatttgattttttttttttttcgctgAATCAAAATCAACCTTTTTATAACCgtaacttctgaatggttaagtgttgaatagtaagatgtctgaaccattaagaaacAGTATACTGCTTAACCGTTTAGGGACAAATGTTTGACTAATTCAGATTAGATGTCTTAACCATTTAGAAGTAAATGTGTGAACCATTTAGACATCTGCTCGCCCCCATAACCGGTGCATATTGATTCATTTTTAAACCAAATCGTTTCAAGCAGAGAGCTCATTTTAATCGAAACAAGTATAAAATTacaaaagaaatattgtttttttggCGATCAATTTAAGtttgaaatttaaagttaaattaatatttttgatAATTTAAGCGAAATTTTGAATAAGAGGTTAACTTCTACAAATATTTtttaatatgataaatagaaaATCAAACACCAGATATATTTAACATGAATTTTGGTTGGATGTCACCACTTTTTTAATATCATAAAAATGTATAATTGAACTCATAAGAAATGTTCTCATATATATTCTAACCTAAACAAAATTTTCTTTATAAACTGTCTATTTAATCAAATATAAAAAAGTTTAAAGATCGCAATATATCGAATTGCTTTATTTAACCCATTATCGAAAACATTGCGGTTGGTCTTACAATTTGACTCATTCAACCTAAGCCCTTCATGACCTACAACATCAATCACACCTCATCATTGATTCAAAGCAAAATCTTTCACTTGTGAGGGTTAAGGATTAGGTTATCTCGTATGCAACAATACCAACTCGGGTTTTTCAATAAGCTTCTTCCATTCATTGCAAAATCGTGCCACGGTTGCTCCATCAAGAATCCTATGGTCCACCGCTAATTTTGCCTGATCAAAATAACACATTATTATAATCACATACAAACAACTTAACCGTGGACGTGAATTTTTTTTTGAAGTTCTTTATTTCAACGACAATTTTCATCCCAAACGGCCTAACTAGCAAGGagctagaaaaaaaaaaaaaaaaaaaaaacaagcttACAAAGAGAAATTACACCAATCAATCTTCATGTACAAGAGATCTAAAGGGGGCCTATTTtgaatccaaaaaaaaaaaaaaaaacaatagcaTTTTTGTCATCACATATCTTTTGTACTAATAAGTGGGTTATTAGGGTACCCGGGGCGCTACGTGGTGGAAGACCCATCACGCATGGATTAACGTGGAACACGACCGCGACTCTATTTGACCACGCGTGGTCTTCAAAACGTGTTGTAGTGAGCACGCGTTGAATTTCTTCCCTGCTTCCTTCTCCTTCACTCCCTGCTTCCTTCTCCTTCACATATGGTGAGTGATGGGCACccccactaaaatccatcactaatGATGGAACCAAGTTCGATGACGTGGCGGAACATGATAGGGTGTGATGAGTGATGGAAAGCCCCTTAATTACTATACATGGTTAGTGATAAATAGTTAAAACTAAGACTACCATCTTTAAGTGGTGGTTGGAATCCAACTTCATATGGTTTGTGGTCTCTGATTAATATTGTCTTGATGCTTTAAATGGTGGTATGTTACATGTTTTGAGTGATTGATAATTGGTAGTTAAGGTACCATCATTTAAGCATAATCACACCTTAAATCGAAGTTCTTAGGGTTATATATAAAACATTTTATATTTGTACGTTAAAAAGTTGGGTGATTAACTGTAAAAATAACCCTAACATGCACGAGTTCATGTTCTAGTATACATTTCGAGCCATTATGACACTTGGTTAGATACTTAACCTTGTGTTGTAAAAAGGTAAAATTTAAACTGAAATTCAGGAAGTGAAAAAGAATTACTGTCATGAGTTAGACTGGGTAACTGTATCCATCGTCACCCAAACAGGGGCGCAGGTTAGcgcggtggggggggggggggggagcttttcgctcagtagtgttatatatgtagctttcgtatagaaatttttgggtatatacgttttcgataTGATGATATGAAACAACATGTAATGGTGTTTATGTTTACCTTCACAATGTCAACAGTAACACGAAGAAACCGAACAACTTTGCCTTGGTATCGGCTTGTTATTTCTATGGTTGCTTTGTCACTTTGAACTTCTTCGACTTCATCTCGCTACCATCAAAGAATTGTTTGATTTAAATACGAGAAACAAAAGCGAAAAGTTTTAGAAATTAGCTGGATCAACTACTTACCTCCTTCACAAAACATTTGCAAAGTTCACATTCCACGATACCTTCACCGGTATGTGCCAAGTGTATGTGGATTATGGTGTCTGCTTGTTCAAGAGCCGCCACACTAATTGACAAGTAATGAACCTTGTTGTTATACAACTGCacataaaacattttaaaaacaaaaaatcaTCATTATTCACGACAAAATTGTAGCAACGCCTATGAAGATCCAGATAGGGGTAGAATCTTGATCTCGAATTGGTCTAGTCTGGTCAAATGATTCAATAGATGGATCAATTTAATTAGGTATATCAATAAGTCATCAATCCAAAATCCAAGTGGCTGGATTCGTTTAAAACACGTTTAGTTTCTCTGATACCTTAGGAAAATCTCACATCGTTCTCTTTTGTTCTGTCCACGTCATATATACTGGCCATAAGAATGTCCGCCGCAGATATCCCCAACATGCTTACCGGATTTGCAGCCAAATTATCTGCAAGAAAGTCAACTAAAGGCAATGGAAAATATTTATGGATTCATATCTGCACCACCTAAAAGGGTGTACAAGTTGCATGCAACTCACACTCCTAGGGAGCAAAAAAACGTGGGAATAATAACTTGGTTTTTATACACCGGAAAAAAGtaagtataataataatataatcatAAAAGTTAAGAATATAAAACCATCACAGAAAAGGAAAAAAAGGTTAAACTGATATAAAGGGTAACCATATGTAACATGTAAATATTTTCATGTAATAAACTTAACCGGGAGACTAGAGTATCATTGTTGCAATTTCAGCTACATTGGTTTCTTCATCCCTACATGATGTAACAGTGACAACTTCAGAAAATAAGTAATTACAACAGACTGAAAAGTTTCTTAGGAAATACAAtcttgtaaaatctttttggtccCTTTCAATCAAATTGCGTTAACTAGGCCCATAACATATGCAAATATCATCAAAAGAGCACAAAATGCAACATCAACACAAGTGTTCAAATGGTCAACCAagtaaaaacttaaaaaaaaagagtaaaatgcgaTTATTGTCTCTGagatttggccagttttgcgactttcgtctaaaggtttgtttttcctcatctggatccaaaaggtttgaaatctaccattttcatccggctcgttaactccatccattttttctccgttaagtcaggggtaatTTCGTCTTTTTGAATACTTAAGTTAACCaaaaagatgaaaatacccctgacttaaccaagaaaaatggatggagttaatgagctggatgaaaatgtcaagatttcaaacctttgggatccagatgcgaaaaaacaaacctttggacgaaagtcgcaaaactggccaaacctcaaggacgaaaatcgCATCTTACTCAAAAAATAAGTACTTACGGTTTTCGTAAGCTGGAAGGTTGTTCACTTTGCCTGAAGGAGCTAGGATGTTTCCCAGTAAGCTGGATTACATTGTCAGGTGATCCTGAACTTGACTGCACATAATATTTGCAAACGGAAGCCATTAAAAGCCAAAAAGATGATACTAAGAACGAATACTGAAATGATCAGAAGTGGAAGGCAAAATACCATCTTTTCATGGGAGTTTTGCAGCTCATTAAGTTGAAGATTCAGAGACTCTGCTTGTTGTTTCTTCTTTTCACGTACAAGAATGATTACACATTTACATGTGAATACCATCAAAATCACAGCCAATGAAGAGACTACAATGGATTCAATCAGAACCGCCGATCCAAGAGCTGCACAGTATGTTATACACATTTAAACACTCTCGTACGACGAATTAAACTACAACAATTAAGTTGGAAGCTAAATAAAATAACTTACAATGAGCTACCAATGGATTCAAGGGTATTGTTGTCATTAAATGTACAGTAGCCTCAGACATAAGAGGCACCGACATCATCCCAAAACAATTTGGATAACACCCGTGCCACCCCATATCATTAACCCTCAATCTAAAGACTCCATGTTTGTCACCCTATAAAAAAGTTCATCTTCATAGTTCATACATTAATCATTTAACAACAAATATGATTATCAGTTACTCACATAATAAACCAGATGATGGAGAAGAGTGTTGCACTCATTAATTGTTCCCAGAAATCTAATGCCTTGTACTTTGTTCACAGTAAAATGTTTTGAGATTTGAACAAATGTTACAAGGGGTTGCCACTGTTTGCTTCTGTTCAACTTCAATTCAGTTGTGCTTATAAGCTGAGCTGGCAGCTTGGCTGAGAATGTTCCAGTACTTACTTCCACCGAAAACATGACTCGGAAGCGAGTCCCATTCCCTATAATAGATTGGAAAATTACTTTATGTTATAAAGTGACAAATTAAGTAGGATTCAAAGCGTTTCATTATCTTTTCATTTAAAATTTCCAAATTTATCTCATCATTTAATCCGTATTTGAACGTACCTGTAAAATAAGGATGATCTGGATCCCCAATGGAAAAATTAAACTTGTATCGTTGTCTATCAAATATCAAGAGTCCTTTATTTTCTGTTGCATTCTCCAGGATGATGAATTTAGGCACATTAATAAGCGGAGGATCATTAACCGGTTCCACAAATATTTTAACATCCACATGTCCTTCGCCATTTATATTAGATGAGGAGAGCGCAACAGTATCTTCGCCAGCGAAGTTCGCATTTCTGCACATGCATGCAAATAATCATACATTCAAAATGCTAATTACTCgataattaatattattaatattaataaaccGAATGTACTATTACCCTATGTATTGGAGTGACTTTAGGGCAAAGTTGACGGCTCCCAAACGACCAGTTATATTCAGACGTTCATCCCCTCCTTCCATTTTACTGACAGTAATTCCAGTCCACATTGGATCCCAAAGTTGCATTAAAAGAGGAGAGAGGAAAACAGTCCCTTTTTGTGCAGTTACGATAACAGAAATGTTTTCTGTTGGGTCTGAATATATCATCTCAAAGCCAGGATAACCACTGTGAAAAGAGACTATTAGGATCTCAGAACAGAACATTTTGGAAGTTTCTAGAACATTTGACAGCTTACCCGAATTGTGGGCTGAGTGTATCTTCAACTGCGTGCAACAGTTTTGGATAAGAAACAAATTGTGGAGGGATAGTACGGACATAAATGTTTACACAACCATGACCTGTATTGCCATGTGCATTTGCCATTTTGTAAACAAATTTATCGTGTCCGTAAAATCCTTTATATGGTGTGTATCTTAATAGATCTCCATACTGCAAAAGCGAACCATGACTGGGCTGCCAAAACAGCAGTAATGATAAAactacatttttcgtcctttaggCATACAAAAAATTTCATTCTTAAAATCGAACAGGTTCTAGAGATCTTCGATTTCTACACTGTTACTGCCATTTTCCAAGATGCTCATAAacaatttgaatttgaattacAATCAGATGATGGTTTTGACCGGTCAACCATTTGATACATGTTTTAGTTACaaattattttaaattttgtattaattacaatattaatcccaaaaaggttaaaaagaccaaaaagccCTCACGTATGGAAAAGAACAAAACTTGTGATAAACCCTAATGATAACTTCAAAACTTCATAAACCATACCTTTTGAAATTCACAAATTGTTCTTTTGTCGTCAAAGACGATATCGTTGTTTAGAACATTAACAACTGCGGATTGATCCTCCCAAGCGTCAACTTCATCATCGCGGACTGAAGGGAACTCCTTAGCTGATAATTACCATTACAATAATTATACCATTTGGAAATTTATCTTATATATTAATTTAAATAAACTTACCATCAAACGCCTGGACTTTAAAGGGCCAAGGCAAGACCTTTTGTTGCATAAATGAAATACATAACTCAAAATCTCCGGGACCATATGCCAGGTAGGACCCCGTGTAGGTCCCGTCATAGTTGTCATTAAAGAGGCAAGGGAAGAAAGCTGCACCGGTCTTTGAAGTCATCTCCAGCTTCAATCTTGATTTTTCATTCACTACTGGATTATAAAAAGAATCCATCAGTTGCACCACTATATAATTTAGAATCCCTGCTGACACCTTTTTATCATATTTTAAAACTCCTGATAGAGACATATTCACATTGGCTGCACAAAATTAAAAAACACATATTACATTATccatattta
Coding sequences:
- the LOC110930728 gene encoding protein GAMETE EXPRESSED 2 isoform X4 — protein: MGNSSLVTGLWFDRNNWRIFFMPIMVGVFNVFISDDRFNVHCYSISYRVNPGPIYEPGGVVSWMGEVNDFVAGSKATVLLLPKDAFGNNVTSASERQNIHNFDVHATTLNGSNINLLDISNKGWNEFGYVCIEFVVVTAGHLSFHIKHKNDSLIGSPLPLTVHPEALDVANCLAHWSTETNSFQLFSRMETFVSQRDKFGNLVPGLHEFDFEVMQERLSLPLTDLQYKEVSPGIQSFSFMVVKPGNFILIISAFKEMIMDMPYDFSIYTGYCDDPHSRVYGPGIHDSIAGKDSRFTVSLKDAYQYPSLIELERLQVQITLPSLSLRVNPQIRPRGDRHGTQPTGMLSYGAFGPTGMTYVPSNFSHDNSVENSKTESSDFDVTYMPVKSGAYEIRVFCGNIPLNGGHPFKKTVHPADVNMSVSRVVQYDKKVSAGILNYVVVQLMDSFYNPVLHVKHLLKLEMASTNGSHFFPCLFNDNNDGTYTASYLAYGPGDFELCISYMQQRVLPWPFGVQAFDAKEFPSVRDDTVNVWEDQSTAFNVLENDIIFDGKATLCEFQKPRHGSVLQYGNLLRYTPYKGFYGHDKFVYKMANAHGNTGNASVNIYVRTIPPQFVSPPKELHAVEDTLGPQFGGFPGFEMIYSDLQDNISVTLTAPNGTVFLSPVSMQLWDPMWTGLTVSKVDGGDERLNITGRLEAINFALKSLQYIGNENFNGKDTIALSTFNTNGEGHLNVHIFVEPVNDPPVINVPKFIILENEKEKEGFLLFDRRRNKFNFSVGDPDHPVFTVAGNETNFRVMFSVEVSIGTFSAKLPAQLISTTELKLKRSKQWQPLLTFVEISHHFTVNKVTGVRFLGTINECNTLLHQLIYYGGKHEGVLRLRVNDMGWHGCYPDCLHMMSVPLTSEATVHLMKRTPMNPLVAHSLGLVILIESVVVSSLAVILTVFTCKCVIILVRERKKQDAESPNHQLNELQKPHEQPSNLPKPAEETNVSEGATMIL
- the LOC110930728 gene encoding protein GAMETE EXPRESSED 2 isoform X1, translating into MSAHVLFCNAFTLLVFFMLSNLSTSDGIQWQQPVISFHLDNWKTEYRAGETASIVVSVEVGFKSEKDKQAFNPSFSVNEVMGNSSLVTGLWFDRNNWRIFFMPIMVGVFNVFISDDRFNVHCYSISYRVNPGPIYEPGGVVSWMGEVNDFVAGSKATVLLLPKDAFGNNVTSASERQNIHNFDVHATTLNGSNINLLDISNKGWNEFGYVCIEFVVVTAGHLSFHIKHKNDSLIGSPLPLTVHPEALDVANCLAHWSTETNSFQLFSRMETFVSQRDKFGNLVPGLHEFDFEVMQERLSLPLTDLQYKEVSPGIQSFSFMVVKPGNFILIISAFKEMIMDMPYDFSIYTGYCDDPHSRVYGPGIHDSIAGKDSRFTVSLKDAYQYPSLIELERLQVQITLPSLSLRVNPQIRPRGDRHGTQPTGMLSYGAFGPTGMTYVPSNFSHDNSVENSKTESSDFDVTYMPVKSGAYEIRVFCGNIPLNGGHPFKKTVHPADVNMSVSRVVQYDKKVSAGILNYVVVQLMDSFYNPVLHVKHLLKLEMASTNGSHFFPCLFNDNNDGTYTASYLAYGPGDFELCISYMQQRVLPWPFGVQAFDAKEFPSVRDDTVNVWEDQSTAFNVLENDIIFDGKATLCEFQKPRHGSVLQYGNLLRYTPYKGFYGHDKFVYKMANAHGNTGNASVNIYVRTIPPQFVSPPKELHAVEDTLGPQFGGFPGFEMIYSDLQDNISVTLTAPNGTVFLSPVSMQLWDPMWTGLTVSKVDGGDERLNITGRLEAINFALKSLQYIGNENFNGKDTIALSTFNTNGEGHLNVHIFVEPVNDPPVINVPKFIILENEKEKEGFLLFDRRRNKFNFSVGDPDHPVFTVAGNETNFRVMFSVEVSIGTFSAKLPAQLISTTELKLKRSKQWQPLLTFVEISHHFTVNKVTGVRFLGTINECNTLLHQLIYYGGKHEGVLRLRVNDMGWHGCYPDCLHMMSVPLTSEATVHLMKRTPMNPLVAHSLGLVILIESVVVSSLAVILTVFTCKCVIILVRERKKQDAESPNHQLNELQKPHEQPSNLPKPAEETNVSEGATMIL